The Populus nigra chromosome 14, ddPopNigr1.1, whole genome shotgun sequence genome has a segment encoding these proteins:
- the LOC133673259 gene encoding F-box protein At3g07870-like, with amino-acid sequence MCGLGFSSSTDQFKAIRIFSTREDSILHAETYTFRAETIIFNDNATPRGLGTDTWRSIGIVPQYNDWRKYCWRSFNAFVNGSFHWIIDIDDDYDRTNIIYSFNFESEQFRTFVLPVPPIDHVYGYCYQYADLGVLGDSLYCSYFSYLPCDDCINLWVMKDYGVEDSWAEMLVIEHRMPFWEPRDFKVIKFFENRNILFLVDYYLWFYDAERKCYERVEDAEVISFLYAMSHTPTFASIKEIMAGGIGNYRMRDEDNRSTEKLACDTSSRITRTLV; translated from the coding sequence ATGTGTGGACTTGGATTTAGTTCGAGCACAGATCAATTTAAGGCTATTAGAATTTTCTCAACAAGGGAAGACAGTATTTTGCATGCTGAGACATATACGTTTAGAGCTGAGACTATTATATTTAATGATAATGCAACACCAAGAGGCCTTGGAACTGATACTTGGAGAAGCATTGGGATCGTTCCGCAGTATAATGATTGGCGTAAATATTGTTGGAGATCTTTCAATGCATTTGTTAATGGATCTTTTCATTGGATTATCGATATCGACGACGATTATGACCGTACAAATATTATATACTCTTTCAATTTTGAGAGTGAGCAATTCAGAACATTCGTATTGCCGGTTCCTCCAATAGATCATGTCTATGGTTATTGTTATCAATATGCAGATCTTGGGGTTCTTGGGGACTCCCTCTACTGTTCTTATTTTAGTTACTTGCCTTGTGATGATTGTATTAATCTATGGGTAATGAAAGATTATGGTGTTGAGGATTCTTGGGCTGAAATGCTGGTTATAGAGCACCGTATGCCTTTCTGGGAACCAAGGGATTTCAAGGTGATCAAGTTCTTTGAAAATAGGAATATTCTGTTCTTGGTTGACTACTACCTATGGTTTTATGATGCTGAAAGAAAATGTTATGAAAGGGTGGAAGATGCTGAGgttatatcttttctttatgCAATGTCTCATACTCCGACCTTCGCTTCTATTAAAGAGATCATGGCCGGAGGGATCGGAAACTATCGAATGAGAGATGAAGACAATCGATCCACTGAAAAATTAGCCTGCGATACATCAAGTAGGATTACACGTACGCTAGTTTGA